From the Vibrio algarum genome, one window contains:
- a CDS encoding lipocalin family protein: MKKSLLLLFSIILTGCLGMPENVQPVENFDVQQYMGKWYEVARLDHSFERGLSEVTAEYSIQNNGKVTVINRGYSASESEWKQAEGKAYFVNTSDQGYLKVSFFGPFYGSYVVFELGENYQYAFVSGPDNDYLWLLSRTPEIDEGIKEKFTSMSNARGFDTKNLIWVSHNQ; encoded by the coding sequence ATGAAAAAGAGCTTATTACTATTATTTTCAATAATTCTTACAGGCTGTTTAGGCATGCCGGAGAACGTGCAGCCTGTCGAGAACTTTGATGTTCAGCAGTATATGGGAAAATGGTATGAGGTAGCGCGATTAGACCACAGCTTTGAGAGAGGGCTGAGCGAAGTTACTGCGGAATACAGCATTCAAAATAATGGAAAAGTGACGGTGATAAATCGTGGGTATTCTGCTTCGGAGAGTGAATGGAAACAAGCAGAAGGCAAAGCGTATTTTGTTAATACAAGTGACCAAGGTTACTTAAAAGTCTCCTTTTTTGGTCCTTTCTATGGCTCATATGTGGTGTTTGAACTCGGTGAAAATTATCAATATGCCTTCGTATCTGGTCCTGACAACGACTACTTGTGGTTGTTATCTCGAACTCCAGAGATTGATGAGGGAATAAAAGAGAAATTTACATCCATGTCTAATGCCCGAGGTTTTGATACAAAAAATCTTATCTGGGTCTCTCACAATCAATAG